Part of the Candidatus Thiothrix putei genome, AGAATGCGCTTGATCAGCGCGGGGTAGTCTGTGGGTGAGCGGTGCTTGGCACGCAATTTCTCCCGAATTTGGCGTTTCAGCGAATCAGTCGGCACGGGCGCAAGGCTGCCATTTCCAAACAAATCTTGCCCTAAACGGTAGGGCGTGCGGTTATCCACTGCCGTTTCCAGCATGTGCTGCTCTTCTGGTGGAAGTTGTACAGAAATCGTCATGGTCGTTACACCGTTATTCACGAGATAACAAAAGCGTAGCAGTAAAACCCGAATTCCTAAAGCAGCTATAATAGGCGTGTTACCTGTTTGCTAGGAGACAAACATGCCCAAAGGGATCTCAGCAGAAGAGCAAAATCAGTTCGACATGTTGCTGAAAGATACACAAGGTTTACAAGATCAAAATGCCGCCGCTTGGTATGAAAACTACTGCAAACGTCATGCAAACAACCCGCGTACTACCGATTTGACCGACGAAGACGTGAACAGATTGGCGCACGAGCTTCGTTTAATTCCTTGACCCGTCTACCACTTCACCTTTTAGCCTGCCCCTGTTCCAATCAACAACAGGAGTACATTATGCCAAACCCCAACATGACCAAAACCCAGTGGGTCGAGCTGTTCCGTGAAACCGGCTTGGACGAGGCGACCATGCGCCAGTGGCATCGCTTGTTTGAGCAGCGTCACCCGGCGCAGCATCAGGCGTTTCTGGAATGGCTGCAAATCCCGGCGGAGGAGGTCGCGCAAATCCGCCAACATTCACGCTGATAAGGGAGGTTGCGGATGTACACCATCGGTCAACTGGCGAAACGTTTCGGCCTGTCACGCAGCAATCACCGAGTGATCTTGCCTCTATGGGCAACCGAGCCATACCGGTCATTCACGACACTTATTTTCTACTGAATACGTGCGTGAAGATGCCATTGAAAACTCCCCATCCAGATTGGAGAAACACAGCAATGAAATACATCAAAAAAACAACATGGCTGCCGGTTCTTTGCTTGGCATTGTCCAGCAGCGTGTGGGCGGATGACGCGAGTGATGCCATTGAAAAGGCGGCAGCACTGTACAAGGAAGGCCAAACCCAGCAAGCCATCACCCAACTGGAATTTTCAGCAACCCCATGTTTGGTGCTGCATCCCAGGGCGGCAAGGTACAAATGGTCAATGGCCAGCAAGCCATTCTCAAAGACGACGGCCTGATGATGGTGGTAGAAAATACCTTCATGGTGCAGATCAATGCCGAAAAGGGGATGGAGGCTGATGTAATCGCCTATGCTTCTGCGATTGACCTGAAAAAATTGTCCAGCTTCAAGTAAGGATTTGAAACAGGATGCTCATGTTCATATCAGGGCAATCGCTTGAAAGTTTGGTTGCAAAACATGCATAAATAAGGTTTTTCCCGAAAGGACAAAACCGATGCCGAACTTGCCGTCCAGCGCTATCAGCCGCCTACTGGAACAGTTGTCAGTTTTAGAAGACCCACGCCAGCAAGCCAAAGTTCTCTACCCCCTACCTGAAATCCTATTGCTGGGTTTGGCAGGCAGCTTAGCAGGGGCAGACGATGTGGTGGAAATGGTGCGCTGGGCAAAGCTAAACGCGGATTTCCTGCGCCGCTATTATCCCTATGCACGGGGCTTTCCCAGCCATGACACGGTGAGTGACGTGTTCAACGCGCTGAATGCTAAGCTGTTTTCGGAACTGTTTATCCGTTGGACAAACAGCCTGTCCGCAGGGGAGGCTGACCTATTGAACATTGACGGCAAAACCTCACGGCGCAGTGGTGGCAACGGGCAGAACCCTCTGCACCTGGTGTCAGCGTGGGCAAACCAGCAAAATCTAGTGCTGGGGCAGGAAGCCACCGACCAGAAATCCAATGAAATCACTGCCATCCCCGCCTTGCTACGCAAGCTCGACATTGAAGGCTGCTTGATCACCATTGATGCGATGGGGACACAAAAGGCCATCGCCAAGCAAATCGTGGAAGCAGGCGGTGATTACCTACTGGCAGTCAAAGACAATCAGAAAACGTTAGCAGAAGACATCGCCCTGTTTTTCGAAAAGCCGCCTGCCGGTTATGTGCTGGATGAAGACACCCAGGTGGAAAAAGACCACGGGCGGCTCGAAACCCGCCGTTGCCGCATTTGCACCGATGTTGCTTGGTTGGAACAACGGCAGGAATGGGCAGGACTTGCCAGCATCATCTGTATCGAGTCCTGGGTCGAAAAAGCAGGAAAATCCACCTATTCCATCCGCCACTACATCTGTTCACTGGCGATGATCGCCAAGGCCGCACAATATGCCGTCCGCTCCCACTGGGCAATCGAAAACAAGTTGCATTGGGTGCTGGATGTCCTGATGCGGGAAGATTTGGCGAGAAACCGTAGCAACCATGGCGCACATAATCTCGCCATCCTGCGCCACATGGGTACTAACCTGCTGCGCAATGACAAAACCAACAAACATAGCCTCAAAGTCCGTCGTAAACAGGCAGGGTGGTCAACTGACTATCTGGCACAACTGCTGGAGCAAGTCATGTAAGTAAGGCGATTATTCAAGCGATTGCCCTGATGTTCATATCTGATCCGCTTTGATTCTACCCCCATGATTGCTATCATGGGCGGCTTTTCCCTGTGTTAGCGAAATATCATGGAACTCAACCCCACCTATACCAAAATCAAAGATCTCCAAGGGCGCGTGGGCGCTCTGAGGGGGTATCTTTGACTACGAAACCAAACACGAACGTCTAGAAGAAGTTACCCGCGAACTCGAAGACCCCAAAGTCTGGGATAACCCGCAGCGGGCGCAAGACTTAGGCAAAGAACGCGCTGTCCTCGAAGGCATTGTCGGTGGTATTGACAAGATCAGTTCTGGTCTTAGCGATGCGAAAGAATTGCTCGAACTTGCCGAAATGGAAGACGACGAAGACAGTGCGGAAGCCGTTATCGCCGATGTCGAGAGCCTCGAAAAGCACGTTGCCCAGCTCGAATTTGAACGCATGTTCTCCGGGCCGATGGATCGCAACAATGCCTTCCTCGACATCCAAGCCGGTTCGGGCGGTACTGAAGCGCAAGACTGGGCAGAAATCCTATTGCGCATGTATTTGCGTTGGGGTGAAGCCAAAGGTTTCAAAGTCGAATTGCTCGAAGCCAGCCCCGGTGACGTGGCAGGTATCAAAGGCGCGAGTGTCAGCTTTGAAGGCCCTTACGCTTTCGGCTGGTTGCGCACCGAAACGGGCGTACATCGCTTGGTACGCAAGTCGCCCTTCGACTCTGGCAACCGTCGCCACACCTCCTTCAGCGGCGTATTCGTGTCACCGGAAGTCGATGACAATATCGAAATCGACATCAACCCTGCGGATTTGCGCATTGACGTATACCGCGCTTCCGGTGCGGGTGGTCAGCACATCAACAAAACCGAATCGGCGGTGCGGATTACCCATACGCCCACCAATACGGTAGTGCAATGCCAGAGCGGGCGTTCCCAGCACCAGAACAAAGACAACGCCATGAAGCAATTGCGTGCCAAACTCTATGAGCAGGAAATGCTCAAGCGCAATGCGGATAAGCAAGCGTTGGAAGACAGCAAATCCGACATTGGTTGGGGCAGTCAGATTCGTTCCTATGTTCTCGACCAGTCGCGCATCAAGGATTTGCGCACGGGTGTGGAAACGGCGAATACTCAAGCAGTATTGGACGGCGATCTGGATAAATTTATTGAAGCAAGCCTGAAAAGTGGCTTGTGAGAGCGAGAATGTTATGAGCGAACATGAAACCCATCACGACCATCACGATGAAAACAAACTGATCACGCAACGCCGCGATAAGCTGGCGAAGCTGCGTGAGCAAGGCAATGCTTTTCCGAACGACGTGGTGCGTGAACACAAAGCTGCTGATTTGCACAAAGAATACGGCGAACACGACAAGGAATGGTTTGAGGAACATGCGATTCCGGTGACAGTAGCCGGGCGCATGATGCTCCAGCGTGTCATGGGCAAGGCGAGTTTTGCGACGATTTCCGATGTGTCGGGGCGCATCCAGTTATATACCCAGAAGAATGTGTTGGGTGATGAGGTGTTTGACGATTATTGCCATTGGGATTTGGGCGACATTATCTGGGCTTCCGGGATGTTGTTTAAGACCAAGACTGGCGAGTTGTCAGTCAAGGTGCATGACATCCGCTTGCTGACCAAATCGTTGCGCCCGTTGCCGGAAAAATTCCACGGCTTAACGGATCATGAGCAGCGCTACCGTCAGCGTTATATTGATCTGATCATGAACCACGATACGCGGGATGCGTTCATGATGCGTTCCAAAATTGTCAGTTATATCCGCAATTTCTTTATGCAGCGCGATTATCTGGAAGTCGAAACGCCGATGTTGCAAGTGATTCCGGGTGGTGCGGTGGCACGTCCGTTTATCACGCACCATAACGCGCTGGATTTGCCGATGTATTTGCGGATTGCGCCGGAATTGTTCCTCAAGCGCTTGGTGGTCGGTGGTTTTGAACGCGTGTTTGAAATCAACCGCAACTTCCGCAACGAAGGGCTTTCCACACGGCATAACCCTGAATTCACCATGATCGAATTCTATCAGGCGTATGCGACTTACCACGATTTGATGGATTTGACCGAGGCGTTGATGCGCGGCATTGCCAACGATGTCGTCGGTAGCAATGAAATTACCTATCAGGGCGAAACCTTCGATTTCGACAAGCCGTTTGCGCGGATGAGCGTGCGCAGTTCGATTTTACACTTTAACCCGGAATTGTCTGCTGAGCAGATTGATACCCTGGAAGGGGCGATGGAGGTTGCGTGTAAATTGGGTATTCCGCTCAAAGACAGCTACGGTTTGGGTAAGGTACAAATTGAGATTTTCGAAAAAACGGTCGAACATCGCTTGATGCAGCCAACGTTTATTACCGAATATCCCGCAGAAGTCTCACCGCTGGCACGGCGTAATGATGCTAATCCATTCATCACTGACCGTTTCGAGTTTTTTGTCGGTGGGCGTGAAATTGGCAATGGCTTCTCCGAATTGAATGATGCGGAAGATCAAGCGGAACGTTTCATGCAGCAGGTGGCGGATAAAGACGCTGGTGATGATGAGGCGATGCACTTTGATGCAGATTACATCCGTGCGCTGGAATACGGGATGCCACCGACAGCGGGTGAGGGGATTGGGATTGATCGGTTGGTGATGTTGTTTACGGATGCGCCGTCAATCCGTGACGTGATACTTTTTCCGCACATGCGACCGGAATAAGTGCCACATCACTGCTGGCTTGGTAGCGTATTCCTATCAATATAAAAAACCAGCACTGGGTTTGAAAACCTCAGCACTGGTAGTGATCTGAGTCGGGGGAGTTTATCCCAAACTCAGGTTACTTAAGGTGCGGCGGATATGGCAATAAAGTCGTAATGATTAGATTAACCCCCCAATCACTCACATAAGGGATTAGACCATTAGCATTCAGGGCGAACCCCGCATTGTTGAACGCCGAAATGGTATAAAAGAAGGCTTCCCAACTCGCTTGCCGCCACCCTAAGCTTGACTGCCAGGTGAGTGTTAACAAGATAAAACCCACGGCTTCAATCAACAGTGAATAAATCAGCACCGCTTTAGCCGTTTGCATCACTTTATCCAGACTGGTTTGGTTGAATGCCTCCTGTGCCACCCGTTGCTGGATAAAACTGATTTTCGTACCCAGCATAATCGCGCCGACCACCGCAAAGGTCATAAAACCCAAGCCACCGACTTGGATCAGCAAGGCAATGACCACTTGCCCAAACAGGGTAAAGTGCGTGCCGGTATCCACCACCACTAGCCCGGTAACGGTCACGGCTGAGGTCGCGGTAAACACTGCATCTAACCAAGCGGTCGGTACATGGCTGGCAATCGGCAGTTTGAGCAATACACTACCCAAAGTTATGTCTTAGCGTAACGGCTTGCACACTATAGCAATCGCAGTGCCAAAGCGCCCTAAGCCAATCACCAAAAATCGTTCCACAGTTCACTCCTGATCCTATTAATCATTCAATAACGCCAGAACGCAGGTAACAACAACGCAAACACGGTCAGGTATTCCAGCCGCCCGATAATCATGGCGGCGGAAAGCATCCAGATCCCCGCATCGCTGACCGGTTGGAAATTACTGCCGACTACGCCAAACCCCGGCCCCAGCACATTGATACAGGCGGCAACGGCGGTAAACGCTGACCATGCATCCAATCCCGTCAGCATCAGCAGCAAGGTGAATACCACGCCATTGAGCGCAGTAAAAAATAGAAAAGCCATCACTGCATTGAGTACCGCGTTATCGACGACTGCGCCGTTGTAATGAATCGGAATCACCGCATGAGGATGCAACGCCAACTGGATTTGCCGCCGAAACATTTTAAACGCCACAATATCGCGAATGACTTTATTGCCCCCTGCCGTCGAACCCGCACATCCACCTAAGGAACTGTCCCGAAATAACTTCCCGAAATCAGGGGGACTGAGGGACAGCGGAGTAGTTCCATTTTGGCAGGAAGTCATCGAACTGGATGGTCATGTTATCCTTGAACGCTTGGGTATACTTGCGCCCGGTTTCAAAAACTTTACTGATGATGCGGACAGCGACCTTCAAGCCAGTGGTGGTTTCCGTTTTTGCCATGTAGTGTTTGGCGGTTTCGACCGTTTCCAACGGCACACCCCGGCAGGCACGGGTCACATGGGGGAACAGTCGGTGTTCAATCGGGTTGTATTTGGAGCAATAGGGCGGGTAGTGGGCGATGCGTATTGTCAGGTTCAGGCTGTCCGCCAATGCCTGCAAGTCTTGCTTGAACAGGTACGCAGAGGAACTGTTGCTGCCACCACCGTCACATAAGACCAACAGCTCGTCAGCTTCGGGGTAGTTGGGTTTCCCTTGCTCACGCCACCATAAGCCAAGGCTTTCGCAGGCAAACTCGGTGGTGTCGTGGCTGGTGTTCAGGTGCAGTGCCGCTTCGTTGCGGGCAAGGTCGTAGATGCCGTGGGGGATCACCTGACCATTGCCATAGCTGGGGAAGTCATGGTCATTGACCTCCGTGGGTTCGACGGCATCCGTTACCCCTTCACGGTAAAAGTTGCCCAGCAGTTCC contains:
- a CDS encoding ISAs1 family transposase, with the translated sequence MPNLPSSAISRLLEQLSVLEDPRQQAKVLYPLPEILLLGLAGSLAGADDVVEMVRWAKLNADFLRRYYPYARGFPSHDTVSDVFNALNAKLFSELFIRWTNSLSAGEADLLNIDGKTSRRSGGNGQNPLHLVSAWANQQNLVLGQEATDQKSNEITAIPALLRKLDIEGCLITIDAMGTQKAIAKQIVEAGGDYLLAVKDNQKTLAEDIALFFEKPPAGYVLDEDTQVEKDHGRLETRRCRICTDVAWLEQRQEWAGLASIICIESWVEKAGKSTYSIRHYICSLAMIAKAAQYAVRSHWAIENKLHWVLDVLMREDLARNRSNHGAHNLAILRHMGTNLLRNDKTNKHSLKVRRKQAGWSTDYLAQLLEQVM
- the prfB gene encoding peptide chain release factor 2 (programmed frameshift) encodes the protein MELNPTYTKIKDLQGRVGALRGYLDYETKHERLEEVTRELEDPKVWDNPQRAQDLGKERAVLEGIVGGIDKISSGLSDAKELLELAEMEDDEDSAEAVIADVESLEKHVAQLEFERMFSGPMDRNNAFLDIQAGSGGTEAQDWAEILLRMYLRWGEAKGFKVELLEASPGDVAGIKGASVSFEGPYAFGWLRTETGVHRLVRKSPFDSGNRRHTSFSGVFVSPEVDDNIEIDINPADLRIDVYRASGAGGQHINKTESAVRITHTPTNTVVQCQSGRSQHQNKDNAMKQLRAKLYEQEMLKRNADKQALEDSKSDIGWGSQIRSYVLDQSRIKDLRTGVETANTQAVLDGDLDKFIEASLKSGL
- the lysS gene encoding lysine--tRNA ligase: MSEHETHHDHHDENKLITQRRDKLAKLREQGNAFPNDVVREHKAADLHKEYGEHDKEWFEEHAIPVTVAGRMMLQRVMGKASFATISDVSGRIQLYTQKNVLGDEVFDDYCHWDLGDIIWASGMLFKTKTGELSVKVHDIRLLTKSLRPLPEKFHGLTDHEQRYRQRYIDLIMNHDTRDAFMMRSKIVSYIRNFFMQRDYLEVETPMLQVIPGGAVARPFITHHNALDLPMYLRIAPELFLKRLVVGGFERVFEINRNFRNEGLSTRHNPEFTMIEFYQAYATYHDLMDLTEALMRGIANDVVGSNEITYQGETFDFDKPFARMSVRSSILHFNPELSAEQIDTLEGAMEVACKLGIPLKDSYGLGKVQIEIFEKTVEHRLMQPTFITEYPAEVSPLARRNDANPFITDRFEFFVGGREIGNGFSELNDAEDQAERFMQQVADKDAGDDEAMHFDADYIRALEYGMPPTAGEGIGIDRLVMLFTDAPSIRDVILFPHMRPE
- a CDS encoding potassium transporter TrkG, with the translated sequence MGSVLLKLPIASHVPTAWLDAVFTATSAVTVTGLVVVDTGTHFTLFGQVVIALLIQVGGLGFMTFAVVGAIMLGTKISFIQQRVAQEAFNQTSLDKVMQTAKAVLIYSLLIEAVGFILLTLTWQSSLGWRQASWEAFFYTISAFNNAGFALNANGLIPYVSDWGVNLIITTLLPYPPHLK
- a CDS encoding potassium transporter TrkG is translated as MTSCQNGTTPLSLSPPDFGKLFRDSSLGGCAGSTAGGNKVIRDIVAFKMFRRQIQLALHPHAVIPIHYNGAVVDNAVLNAVMAFLFFTALNGVVFTLLLMLTGLDAWSAFTAVAACINVLGPGFGVVGSNFQPVSDAGIWMLSAAMIIGRLEYLTVFALLLPAFWRY
- a CDS encoding ISAzo13 family transposase; this encodes MDEHFRQVLKDHTAGDPMREAVKWTNLSRRQIARRMQALGTSAGKNVVSRLLREHGYRRRKPQKKRTMGQHADRNAQFEKIAQLKQTYLQAGKPVISIDTKKKELLGNFYREGVTDAVEPTEVNDHDFPSYGNGQVIPHGIYDLARNEAALHLNTSHDTTEFACESLGLWWREQGKPNYPEADELLVLCDGGGSNSSSAYLFKQDLQALADSLNLTIRIAHYPPYCSKYNPIEHRLFPHVTRACRGVPLETVETAKHYMAKTETTTGLKVAVRIISKVFETGRKYTQAFKDNMTIQFDDFLPKWNYSAVPQSP